In Amphiura filiformis chromosome 2, Afil_fr2py, whole genome shotgun sequence, one DNA window encodes the following:
- the LOC140146453 gene encoding uncharacterized protein isoform X2 gives MNWITNSSFATKMKLSTSRQQATENSTCKRWYHLPPQTVQESKSTCTSRSQKANGDELDHKLLIRHEIEAFYKWTTSYRKLACCQEVLTANM, from the exons ATGAACTGGATCACAAACTCATCATTCGCTACGAAAATGAAGCTTTCTACAAGTAGACAGCAAG CAACAGAAAACTCTACCTGCAAGAGATGGTATCATCTTCCACCACAAACCGTACAAGAAAGCAAATCTACATGTACCAGCAGGTCTCAGAAAGCTAACGGTGATGAACTGGATCACAAGCTCCTCATTCGCCACGAAATTGAAGCTTTCTACAAGTGGACAACAAG CTACAGAAAGCTTGCCTGCTGCCAGGAGGTCTTGACTGCTAACATGTGA
- the LOC140146453 gene encoding uncharacterized protein isoform X1 has product MNWITNSSFATKMKLSTSRQQATENSTCKRWYHLPPQTVQESKSTCTSRSQKANGDELDHKLLIRHEIEAFYKWTTRYILSLLTQRRFISSPMIQLKHPST; this is encoded by the exons ATGAACTGGATCACAAACTCATCATTCGCTACGAAAATGAAGCTTTCTACAAGTAGACAGCAAG CAACAGAAAACTCTACCTGCAAGAGATGGTATCATCTTCCACCACAAACCGTACAAGAAAGCAAATCTACATGTACCAGCAGGTCTCAGAAAGCTAACGGTGATGAACTGGATCACAAGCTCCTCATTCGCCACGAAATTGAAGCTTTCTACAAGTGGACAACAAG gtacattttgtcactattgacccagagaagatttataagcagtcccatgatacaactgaaacatcccagtacttga